From the genome of Kaistella daneshvariae, one region includes:
- a CDS encoding adenylyltransferase/cytidyltransferase family protein, which produces MEKYNDKSGNIVGITFSCFDLLHAGHVRMLAEAKSQCDYLIVGLQTDPTIDRPEKNKPTQTVVERYIQLHACKYVDEIIPYTTEKDLEDILKLYKIDVRIIGDEYKDKNFTGREYCESTNIKFFYNTRDHRFSSTNLRKEVYLREHSKRHAEIIDMPKKKTEIN; this is translated from the coding sequence ATGGAAAAATATAATGATAAATCAGGAAATATTGTCGGAATCACTTTTAGCTGCTTCGATCTTCTGCATGCCGGACATGTAAGAATGTTGGCTGAAGCAAAATCGCAGTGCGATTATTTAATTGTCGGATTACAAACTGATCCCACCATCGACCGCCCTGAAAAAAACAAACCGACTCAAACGGTCGTTGAACGTTATATTCAGCTTCACGCTTGCAAATATGTCGATGAAATTATCCCCTACACCACCGAAAAAGATCTGGAAGATATTTTAAAACTCTACAAAATTGATGTTAGAATTATCGGTGACGAATATAAAGACAAAAATTTCACGGGTCGTGAATACTGCGAATCCACAAATATAAAATTCTTCTACAACACACGCGACCACCGCTTTTCCAGCACCAACTTAAGAAAAGAAGTTTACCTTCGCGAACATTCCAAACGTCATGCTGAAATTATTGATATGCCGAAAAAGAAAACTGAAATCAATTAA
- the gntA gene encoding guanitoxin biosynthesis heme-dependent pre-guanitoxin N-hydroxylase GntA, with product MNATALAEPELKNLKENFKHFIENSGHPCIMAKSVFKMENYHMRAYDDMEDPADLQQLISDLKQYLENYDFDGHNFETFLAVFPQNKFDDEISFEKSLWNTLQKLHELDDQQWDPRVSDDPENPNFSFSLGGRAFYIIGMHPKSSRLARQAPYPTFVFNLHHQFEKLRGMGTYETVRDTIRQNDANLQGEINPVLRDFGEDSEARQYSGRNVEKNWKCPFHHS from the coding sequence ATGAATGCAACTGCTCTAGCCGAACCGGAATTGAAAAACTTAAAAGAAAACTTTAAGCACTTTATTGAAAACAGCGGACATCCGTGCATTATGGCGAAATCTGTTTTCAAAATGGAAAATTACCACATGCGCGCTTATGACGATATGGAAGATCCAGCTGATTTACAGCAGCTTATTTCGGACTTAAAACAATATCTTGAAAATTATGATTTTGACGGCCATAACTTTGAAACTTTTTTAGCCGTCTTTCCTCAAAATAAATTCGACGACGAAATATCTTTTGAAAAGTCTTTATGGAACACACTTCAAAAGCTTCACGAGCTGGATGATCAGCAATGGGATCCACGCGTTAGTGATGATCCGGAAAACCCCAATTTCAGTTTCAGTTTGGGCGGAAGAGCTTTCTATATCATCGGTATGCATCCCAAAAGCTCACGCCTTGCGCGTCAGGCTCCCTACCCAACTTTTGTTTTTAACCTTCATCATCAGTTTGAAAAATTACGCGGCATGGGAACTTATGAAACGGTTCGGGACACCATCCGACAAAACGACGCCAATTTACAGGGTGAAATCAATCCGGTTTTGCGTGATTTCGGTGAAGATTCCGAAGCGAGACAGTATAGTGGCAGAAATGTTGAAAAAAACTGGAAATGTCCTTTCCATCATTCTTAA
- a CDS encoding DUF1989 domain-containing protein, whose protein sequence is MSEICTIEKQSGKAFYIKEGEILTVIDPKGMQVSDMVLFNANDFNEKISSGKTLDFEESILISTGNFLWSNRSRKMMEILEDTNGRNDFLLAPCSKETFEIMYNYEGYHPSCLDNLSKNLAPMGIKQDEIPTAFNIFMNVQFDGKGKISVLPPTSKAGDFVKFRAEMDLLVCLTACSAEDSNGGSFKPIQYAISEVEKP, encoded by the coding sequence ATGAGCGAAATTTGTACTATTGAAAAACAAAGCGGTAAAGCTTTCTATATTAAAGAAGGGGAAATCCTAACGGTAATTGATCCGAAGGGAATGCAGGTGAGCGATATGGTTTTGTTTAATGCAAACGATTTTAACGAAAAAATATCTTCCGGAAAAACCCTTGATTTTGAGGAATCAATATTAATCAGCACCGGTAATTTTTTGTGGAGCAACCGTTCCCGTAAAATGATGGAAATTTTGGAAGACACCAACGGCAGAAATGATTTTCTGCTGGCACCGTGCAGCAAAGAAACTTTTGAAATTATGTACAATTACGAAGGTTATCACCCCAGCTGTCTGGATAATTTGTCAAAAAACCTGGCGCCAATGGGCATCAAACAGGATGAAATTCCAACGGCCTTTAATATTTTTATGAATGTACAGTTTGATGGAAAAGGAAAAATTTCGGTTTTACCGCCAACTTCAAAAGCTGGCGACTTTGTAAAATTTCGGGCTGAAATGGATCTTTTGGTTTGTCTGACGGCATGTTCCGCCGAAGACAGCAACGGTGGAAGTTTTAAACCGATTCAGTATGCAATTAGCGAGGTTGAAAAACCTTAA
- a CDS encoding DUF421 domain-containing protein, which translates to MIEASEYVFDLKQMLWGDFGLLIYLEVVLRIIVIMVYTILMIRWIGKRVVGGLGSSDILLIVAMGSSVGDAMLYPSIPLSIPLTVITLIAAFQKLYVYVGIKYQPVRKVTHPTVMKLVEHGKLLKENFEVDDIDKNEVYMLLRQHGIQYLSEVEHAYYEQSGEMSVFKYENPAVLEDSILPEYLPEQN; encoded by the coding sequence ATGATAGAAGCCAGCGAATACGTGTTTGATTTAAAGCAAATGTTATGGGGAGATTTCGGTTTGCTCATTTATTTGGAAGTCGTTCTAAGAATCATTGTCATCATGGTTTACACGATTCTGATGATCCGCTGGATTGGTAAAAGAGTAGTGGGCGGTCTAGGCAGTTCCGACATTTTGCTGATTGTCGCCATGGGAAGCTCGGTGGGCGATGCCATGCTGTACCCAAGCATTCCGCTGAGCATTCCGCTGACGGTGATAACTTTAATCGCAGCTTTTCAGAAATTGTACGTTTATGTGGGAATCAAATATCAGCCTGTGCGGAAAGTTACACATCCTACTGTGATGAAACTGGTGGAGCACGGAAAACTGCTTAAAGAAAATTTTGAGGTGGATGATATCGACAAAAACGAAGTTTATATGCTTCTGCGCCAACATGGAATTCAATATCTATCGGAAGTGGAGCACGCTTATTACGAGCAGTCCGGTGAGATGAGCGTCTTTAAATATGAAAATCCAGCGGTGCTCGAAGACTCGATTTTACCGGAATACTTACCGGAGCAAAATTAA
- a CDS encoding NAD(P)/FAD-dependent oxidoreductase, whose product MSENRKKILIIGGGFAGVNLAEKLANKPGFEIMLVDKNNYNFFPPLIYQVATGYLETSSICYPYRLLFRGKKNFRYVLGELEEVFPVEKKVRLTTCEVSYDYLVIATGCVTNYFGIKSIEENAIPMKTVSDALSMRNTLLERLEMASRERDPEKCKKLLTVVVAGGGPTGVEISGMFAEMKKTIIAKDYPELKGAGGEIYLVDGLNAVLTPMSEKSQQYTYKKLTEMGVKIKLNTMVTEFKDDAVHFKNGEFIPTKNLIWAAGVTAMIFKGLPVDAYGRGKRLIVDAFNKLVGFEDIFALGDTSLMNADPNFPEGHPQVAQVAIQQAENLAENFLNGFQTAAPTPFRYHDKGSMAIIGKNKAVAEFPKPKMFFSGFIAWAMWLFIHLLSLINYRNRISTLYNWTTAYFTKDMALRFIVRTKPKNTEE is encoded by the coding sequence ATGAGCGAAAACCGAAAAAAAATTCTCATCATCGGCGGCGGCTTTGCCGGCGTTAACCTTGCAGAAAAGCTGGCCAACAAACCCGGTTTCGAAATAATGCTGGTGGACAAAAACAATTACAATTTTTTTCCACCTTTAATATATCAGGTTGCAACGGGCTATTTGGAGACTTCCAGCATCTGCTATCCGTACAGGCTGCTTTTCCGAGGTAAGAAAAATTTTCGGTACGTGCTCGGCGAGCTTGAAGAAGTTTTTCCTGTAGAAAAAAAAGTCAGGCTTACTACCTGCGAAGTTTCTTACGATTATTTAGTCATCGCTACGGGCTGCGTCACCAATTATTTCGGAATTAAAAGTATTGAAGAAAACGCCATCCCAATGAAAACCGTTTCCGATGCACTTTCCATGCGAAATACCTTGCTGGAACGGCTGGAAATGGCATCGCGCGAAAGAGATCCTGAAAAATGCAAAAAACTGCTTACCGTGGTAGTTGCAGGCGGCGGACCAACCGGCGTGGAAATTTCCGGAATGTTTGCCGAAATGAAAAAAACCATTATCGCTAAAGATTATCCTGAGCTGAAAGGCGCTGGAGGCGAAATTTATCTGGTTGATGGTTTGAATGCTGTGCTGACGCCAATGAGCGAAAAATCGCAGCAGTACACCTATAAAAAACTCACCGAAATGGGTGTTAAAATTAAGCTCAACACCATGGTCACTGAGTTTAAAGATGATGCCGTACACTTCAAAAACGGCGAGTTTATTCCAACCAAAAATTTAATCTGGGCCGCCGGGGTTACCGCCATGATTTTTAAAGGTTTACCTGTGGACGCATACGGTCGCGGCAAAAGACTGATTGTTGATGCTTTTAACAAACTCGTTGGTTTCGAAGATATTTTTGCGTTGGGCGACACCAGTTTAATGAACGCCGATCCCAATTTTCCAGAAGGTCATCCGCAGGTGGCGCAGGTTGCAATTCAGCAGGCGGAAAATTTAGCTGAAAATTTCTTAAACGGTTTTCAAACAGCTGCGCCGACACCTTTCAGATATCACGACAAAGGTTCAATGGCGATCATCGGCAAAAATAAAGCAGTCGCCGAATTTCCGAAACCCAAAATGTTTTTTTCCGGCTTTATCGCCTGGGCAATGTGGCTTTTTATTCACCTGCTTTCGCTTATCAATTACCGGAACCGCATCAGCACGCTGTATAACTGGACGACCGCATATTTTACCAAAGATATGGCGCTGCGTTTCATCGTTCGGACAAAACCAAAAAATACCGAGGAATAA
- a CDS encoding DUF3891 family protein, which produces MIVTSHRKGWKIINQRSHGLLAAMLAYQYDIDLPNEIMVPTLIATAEHDDGAAETQQSKNLTEAGAPRHFTIEDGKKKTDIKQKLSVMELATAKSQLNALLTSMHIDFVFGEEEREKDENLKNFLKEQVKNRRNILKSLSIDQNYADQLYRFVEWCDAFSLLICMDKIQPEGRKMEISEGPDGVVNQTFYKDKNVISVEPWVFKNDTFKAFYEYKVIEQLQFSSIEEFNNVCEKTPVQREEFTFSK; this is translated from the coding sequence ATGATTGTCACTTCGCACCGCAAAGGCTGGAAAATCATCAATCAGCGCTCGCATGGTTTGCTTGCGGCGATGTTGGCATATCAATACGATATCGATTTGCCGAACGAGATTATGGTTCCCACGCTGATTGCGACCGCGGAACACGACGATGGTGCAGCCGAGACACAGCAAAGTAAAAACCTTACTGAAGCCGGCGCACCGCGGCATTTTACCATTGAAGACGGCAAGAAAAAAACGGATATCAAACAGAAACTTAGCGTGATGGAACTCGCCACGGCAAAAAGCCAGCTAAATGCGCTATTAACATCGATGCATATTGATTTTGTCTTTGGTGAAGAAGAACGAGAGAAAGATGAAAACTTAAAAAATTTCCTGAAAGAGCAGGTAAAAAACCGACGAAATATTTTGAAATCCTTAAGCATCGATCAAAATTACGCGGACCAGCTTTATCGGTTTGTGGAATGGTGCGACGCATTTTCCTTGTTGATCTGCATGGATAAAATTCAGCCCGAAGGCCGAAAAATGGAAATTTCCGAAGGTCCGGACGGCGTGGTGAATCAAACTTTTTATAAAGATAAAAACGTAATTAGCGTAGAACCGTGGGTTTTTAAAAACGATACATTCAAAGCTTTTTACGAATATAAAGTCATCGAACAGTTGCAGTTTTCTTCGATTGAGGAATTCAACAATGTTTGCGAAAAAACACCTGTTCAGCGAGAAGAATTCACCTTTTCAAAATAG
- a CDS encoding YciE/YciF ferroxidase family protein produces the protein METKKKSAKKSEVAGNLRDLFLDSLKDIYYAENALVKTLPVMFEQATNQKLKTAIKDHLAQTKEQVVRLEMVFDSLGEKAEGKKCPAIEGIITEGNEVMNSTTEGPVRDAGIIASAQKVEHYEIASYGTLAAFAKTLNERTALDLLLRTLGEEKKSDTLLSYIADTNLNSQAVDGKLQSKDLNAV, from the coding sequence ATGGAAACCAAGAAAAAATCAGCAAAAAAATCAGAAGTCGCAGGCAATCTGCGGGACCTTTTTCTCGACAGCCTGAAAGACATTTACTACGCGGAAAATGCGCTGGTAAAAACGTTGCCGGTGATGTTTGAGCAAGCCACCAACCAAAAACTGAAAACCGCCATTAAAGACCATTTAGCACAAACCAAAGAACAGGTTGTGCGATTGGAAATGGTTTTCGATTCGCTGGGCGAAAAAGCGGAAGGTAAAAAATGTCCGGCGATTGAAGGAATTATTACCGAAGGAAATGAAGTAATGAATTCGACCACAGAAGGTCCGGTTCGAGACGCAGGAATTATTGCAAGCGCACAAAAAGTGGAACATTACGAAATCGCTTCCTACGGAACTTTAGCAGCCTTTGCGAAGACGCTGAACGAAAGAACCGCTTTGGACCTGTTGCTCCGAACTTTGGGTGAAGAGAAAAAATCCGACACTTTACTAAGCTATATCGCCGACACCAATTTGAACTCGCAAGCTGTGGACGGCAAACTCCAGTCGAAAGATTTAAACGCCGTTTAA
- a CDS encoding catalase produces MKINENEPYENGANPKQEQLGKFTTDNQGEFLNTNQGLKINDDQNSLKAGDRGPTLLEDFILREKITHFDHERIPERIVHARGSGAHGVFELLKPMGKYTKAKFLNDTSIKTPVFARFSTVQGSRGSTDLARDVRGFAVKFYTQEGNYDLVGNNMPVFFIQDATKFPDLVHAVKPEPHNEIPQAASAHDTFWDFVSLMPETMHNVMWLMSDRAIPRSLRTMEGFGIHTFRFINDEGKSHFVKFHWKPKQGVLGMAWDEAQRLAGKDTDYHRRDLWEAIDEGHYPEWELGVQIVPQEDEHKFPFDLLDPTKLIPEEMVPIEIIGKMTLNRNPDNFFAETEQVAFHPGHLVPGIDFTNDPLLQGRLFSYTDTQISRLGGPNFHEIPINKSIPEVTNNQRDGMHRMQINKGKTSYNPNSIGGGCPFQAMIAEGGFSSFEERIDASKIRQRSKSFFDHFSQPALFYQSMSDNEKRHIQNAFSFELGKVKIVPIRQRVVNMLLEVNEELSQIVAKNLGLVPERLPQPITDGIPAGADLEHYHSFKNELPVSEAPSLSMANKLPTDIKARRIALLTADGVNDETFTKVKKQLCDMGAIVCVVAPHHGFVKTVSGDEYPIDESLLTAASVVFDAVYVGGGNSTETLMSNADALHFVAEAFKHCKPIASDEDAAEFLNKAIPQVKFPTEGVTMNGNLEELVENLKLHRFWDREEGPKVPA; encoded by the coding sequence ATGAAGATCAACGAAAATGAACCATATGAAAACGGAGCCAATCCGAAGCAGGAACAGCTCGGCAAGTTTACAACAGATAATCAAGGTGAATTCTTAAACACCAACCAGGGTTTAAAAATCAATGACGACCAAAATTCACTTAAAGCCGGCGATCGCGGACCGACGCTTTTGGAAGATTTTATACTTCGCGAAAAAATTACCCATTTTGACCACGAAAGAATACCTGAAAGAATAGTGCACGCACGAGGTTCCGGCGCGCATGGTGTTTTCGAACTTTTAAAACCGATGGGAAAATATACCAAAGCAAAATTTCTGAATGATACTTCGATAAAGACGCCAGTTTTTGCGCGCTTTTCTACGGTGCAAGGTTCCCGAGGTTCTACCGATCTTGCCAGAGACGTTCGTGGATTTGCGGTAAAATTCTATACTCAGGAGGGCAACTACGATTTGGTTGGTAACAATATGCCGGTCTTTTTTATTCAGGATGCTACTAAATTTCCGGATTTGGTGCACGCTGTAAAACCCGAACCCCACAACGAAATTCCGCAGGCGGCCTCCGCGCATGATACTTTTTGGGATTTCGTTTCTTTAATGCCAGAAACCATGCACAATGTGATGTGGCTGATGAGCGACCGCGCGATACCACGCAGTTTAAGAACAATGGAAGGTTTTGGCATTCATACATTCCGGTTTATAAATGATGAGGGAAAATCTCACTTTGTAAAATTTCACTGGAAACCCAAACAGGGCGTTTTAGGTATGGCTTGGGACGAAGCGCAGAGGCTTGCCGGAAAAGATACCGATTATCACCGCCGCGACCTGTGGGAAGCTATAGATGAAGGGCATTACCCGGAATGGGAACTCGGCGTGCAGATTGTGCCGCAGGAAGATGAACATAAGTTTCCCTTTGATCTTTTAGATCCGACAAAACTGATCCCTGAGGAAATGGTACCGATTGAAATTATCGGAAAAATGACTTTAAACAGAAATCCGGATAACTTCTTTGCTGAAACTGAACAGGTTGCTTTTCACCCCGGACATTTGGTGCCAGGCATCGATTTCACCAACGATCCACTACTTCAAGGAAGATTATTCTCGTACACGGATACCCAAATTTCCCGTCTTGGCGGACCTAATTTCCATGAAATCCCGATCAACAAGTCTATTCCGGAAGTAACGAATAACCAGCGTGACGGAATGCACAGAATGCAGATCAACAAAGGGAAAACTTCCTACAATCCGAATTCAATTGGCGGCGGTTGTCCATTCCAGGCGATGATCGCGGAAGGTGGATTTTCTTCGTTTGAGGAAAGAATTGATGCCTCAAAAATCCGTCAGCGAAGCAAAAGTTTCTTCGATCATTTCAGCCAACCCGCACTGTTTTATCAAAGTATGTCCGATAACGAAAAAAGACACATTCAAAATGCGTTTTCATTTGAATTAGGAAAGGTAAAAATCGTTCCGATTCGTCAGCGCGTGGTGAATATGCTTTTGGAAGTAAACGAAGAGTTATCCCAAATCGTGGCGAAAAATTTAGGTTTAGTGCCTGAAAGATTGCCACAGCCGATTACTGATGGAATTCCGGCGGGCGCAGATTTGGAACACTATCACTCCTTTAAAAATGAGCTTCCAGTGAGCGAGGCGCCGTCTTTAAGCATGGCGAACAAGCTTCCAACGGATATTAAGGCGCGCAGGATTGCCCTTTTAACCGCCGATGGCGTAAATGACGAAACTTTTACTAAAGTTAAAAAGCAACTTTGCGATATGGGCGCTATTGTTTGTGTGGTAGCACCGCATCACGGTTTTGTAAAGACAGTTTCGGGCGACGAATATCCAATTGATGAAAGTCTGCTTACTGCGGCTTCGGTGGTTTTTGATGCTGTTTATGTAGGCGGCGGAAACAGCACCGAGACATTAATGTCAAATGCAGATGCGCTTCATTTTGTAGCTGAAGCGTTTAAACATTGTAAACCAATCGCAAGCGATGAGGATGCGGCAGAATTTTTAAATAAAGCGATACCTCAAGTGAAATTTCCAACTGAAGGCGTAACTATGAACGGAAACTTAGAAGAATTGGTAGAAAACCTCAAACTTCACCGTTTCTGGGATCGTGAAGAAGGACCGAAAGTTCCGGCGTAA